A window of Mus musculus strain C57BL/6J chromosome 3, GRCm38.p6 C57BL/6J genomic DNA:
ccttgatgataaacagcagtatggaagtgtaagctgaataaaccctttcctccccaacttgtttcttggtcatgatgtttgtgcaggaatagaaaccctgactaagacaaattggtaacaggagtggggtattcctgtgacaacctgaccatgttttggggaggactgtggaaggactttggaactttgggcttaaagatccatttgttgttaagagctctgtcagatgttgtgtaggagcttggaagataatgttgagaacagtgcagaagatggaggcctggcttgtgaaatttcagaaggaaaattaaagactcttttcagggccattactattttggattgtgaagattctgtggttctggttagctggggctgaagaatcaactgtgattaacaagataccagaactactaaagcaaaaactttgcattactgggactattggtgctggttagctggagctaagaaattagtgatgattaagaagagaccagcatcgttgaggtgacatcttctgggaagtgttttctgaaagcacaaagaggctgtgtatggaattgtaagctgaataaaccctttcctcccccacttgcttcttggtcatgatgtttgtgcagaaatagaaaccctgactaagacaggtcaTATAATTGATTGGCTTTTAGTTTGTTTAAGGAAACCCCATGCTGATTTCCACACCAGCTGGACTACTGTACATTTTTGCCAACAGAGAAGGAGTTGCCCTCAGTCTGCATCCACACTAgcatttgttgttatttgtttcctTAGTGAGCACCACTCTGACTAGGGTCAGATGAAATTTTAATGTAGTCTTTATTCCCATTTCTCTGATCGTTAGGGagcttttgataacttttgactCATTTCAGtaactaatttttttaattgagttatttgacTTCTTAAAGGTTAGATTTATTCTAATTTTTTGCAGTAGTTATGAACAGAACTATTTTTCACGATTTGGTTTCAGCATGTTTTCTATTGGCAtataggaagactactgatttttgtgtgttcATTGGTGCTATTTAATTTTGTTATAGTTTAGTTGTGTGTGTTCCATCTGCCATGAGGACCTAGCTGGCTTGATTTTCTTCATACTCCAACCCCCCTTCACTTAATCAGACCTTGCTCCTTTGCTTTGAATATTCTACATATGATGTTGGACAGAATAATAAATAGATTCGTTTTAAAAGAAGTGCTTTTTTATTCAGTAAATATGGAACTAATAAAGTTTTGTGAAATACATTTTTTAGCCTTGCTAGAAGGAATATATTAGCATGCTATAAGAAGTATATACGGCAAGAGCCAggaattttttttgaagatttatataagtacactgtcactgtcctccGACACACCCCGAAGAGGGTAttggtcccattacagatggttgtgagccaccatgtggttgctgggaattgaactcaggacccctggaagagcagtcagtgctcttaaccgctgagccatctctccagcccccaagctaGGAATTCTTAAGACCTCTTCTGtcagtctgcctgcctcttgttGAACTgtgagatccttctgtctcttggcTTCCAGCACCTAACACCTTTCGTTTGTgtgtgttgtcattgttgtttggtttatttgctcctgggtttcctgtgtccctgttacCTAACTTAGTTGATGGGCACCTGATGGTTTGGAGGGACATTCTGTTCAGGTGAGGGGACAATTTgagaggagtcagttctctccttctaccttgctCTTGGGATAAGGTATCTTCCtttcactgcactgcactgcactgcctaTGCAAACCTCCtgctcattctcctgcctccaaccccaacccccagcggtgctagtgctgggattagataTAAACCACAGCTTGCAGCATTTTGActtgggtgctggagatcaagcTCAGGCAGCTACAGTTGCATGGCAAACACTCTTGCGTGCTGAACCATCTCCTTAGCTCTGTGCCACCAATACTTCTGCACTAAGTATTTACTCACCATGTCCACCAATACTTCCTGTGCATAAAGTACCTTATAATTAGTCCCACAATATACAGGTTCATTTTTGCCCCAGGCTTTGCCctttctaatacacacacacacacacacacacacacacacacacatacacacacagttgggtggtggtggccttgcatcccaggactcaggaggtggaggcaggcagatatctgtgagttcaaggccagtgtggtctgcagagtgagttccaggacagtcagggctattacacaaagaaaccctgtctcaaggaaaaaaaacacacacacacacaacaacaacaaaaaatattacccaaatacatattttttaggTCAAAGGTTTAATCTGCTCATGTTAAAAAATTTGCTCTGTCATTGTGATGATGAATTTAGTTGAGAATTTGTATCACAGCCAGTCAGGTTGTTTTAAAACTTAAGAAAATCTCAACATGTTGTCATAACATTTCTTAATGACTTAGCTTTATTGTGTGGGCCATCATGACAGCTGTTAGGGGCAGAGGTAAAAGAGGACACTTGGAAGCCTGCCTAGGTGACAAAGCCAAACCCTACCGTAAGACCAGAAAGGAACAGAGAAATGCTAAGCTATTACAAGAAACCTTTAGTGCCTTACAGTGTTTAGGGATACCATTGAGTGTAGATATCTTGCTCAACATGTGTGAGGTCATAGGTTGAGTTCTACTACAATGAAAAACATTCACATAGAGTTTGAAATGTTGTATTTCCCTGTCTCTCTTGgggcacatgtatatgtgtgcacgcgTGTATGCACATGAATGTGTAATGAGAGGACACATGTGCCATGGAACATATGCTAAGTCCAGCAAACAGTCTTGTGGCGTGGGTTCTGATTTTCTCCTTCAGTATTTACATGGGTTTCAGAGATTGGCATAAATCATCAGGCTTTATGGCAAGTACTTTTACCTGGCTCCTTAAAATGCTTTCAGAAAATTGTTTAAGACTTGTCCTATAAACTGATAGGGCCTCTGAAATATATCTTAACGACTATCCTTCAGTTATGCCAGGATGTAATATTAATCAACATTGTGAGTAGCTATGTTAGTCTGCATATTGATATAGTTAGTAGAATTCATGTTTGGTACATGTACTTATATCTATATAgatgtaatttttttatattttaggaGCTGCACTCATTGCACTATGGACTCTACTCTGGGCCCTTATAGGTCAAGAAGTTCTCCCTGGTGGAAATTTGTTTGGACTTGTAGTTATTTTTTACAGTGCTTTCCTTGGGGGTAAAATTTTAGAATTCATTAGAATACCTGTagtgcctcccctcccacctctcatTGGTAAGTATATAATCATCTGTATTCTTTGTTGATAATTTGTAAATTTTGAACATTTTCTGTTTGaactatattatataattttatttaataaggtATCTAACTTCTAATTATATACATTTACTGTATAAGTATATATAGCTTTCTGTATAGATTTATGCTCTACACACAGTCTTTttagtctatttttaaaagtaatttgaaGATCCTGAATATATTATTGACATTGGTTTATTATTTAATTCGTTGTAAGCTTAGTTTAAAATGAATTctagaaggaagaaaatttagAAAAGGCTTAAGTTTTGTACATGTCATGGAACTAAAACATTGCACCCCTCCTGCATGCCCTGTGAGTGCTGTGTTAGCTGCATGAGCATCTGCTGTGTCTGCGCATCTTGTATATGTCAGTCTGACACTCCTGTATCAGTTCTTCATCTTAGTGCTCTGTGATCTGCAGGTGGACAGGAAAGTTAGTGGCAGCATTTTTTTCTGAGGTCTCATATCTTCTTCCTAAGCAATACGTCTAAGTAGGCAAAGCACCACCTGAAGAGATTGTGTCAGTGCCTCTTAACATGTCCACGACACCCTTGCAGCCCAATCTCTCTAAATATTCGCTGACTCTTTACCCCCTTCGCCATAACTTCTGTCTCCAACTTTTCCATGAGCAATAACATAGCCTTCTTACTGGTGTCTGTGGCCTGTTTAATCACTGGCTAATTCCCCCAAGATCAACACATAAAAACTGCAATTCTTGTATCAATTCCTTTATAAAACCTTCTCAGCCCCTGACTCTGCCAAAGCGGAGGAGCCTTCCAGGATCTGACCTCTGCCTCTCATTTTCATTCTCACCCTTGATGTCCTGGCATCACTGCATTGCTAACCATACCGCACCTGCACCACACCTGCACCACACCTGCACCACGACTGCACCACACCTGCACCACACCTGCACCACACCTGCACGTGTCTGCTCTGCATTCCATTAGCCATGCACAATTTATGCTTCTATGCAACCCACCCCATGTTTCTGTCTTAGAAAAATCAGCTTAATCAGATATACTATGTTTTCTacattcttttcccttccttccctcctgcctTAGGGATGTTACTGGCTGGTTTCACCATCAGGAATGTTCCGATTATTTATGAATTTGTCCATATTCCTACCACATGGTCTTCAGCTTTAAGAAACACTGCCCTTACTATTATCCTAGTACGAGCTGGGCTTGGACTGGATCCACAGGTAAGTTTCCTATTCAATTTTGAGTAAAAATTCTTTGACATATTAGAAAattacagaaatgaaaagaagcaaGATTTTTGGTATAGCTGTTCTGAGTCTACATGTAAAACTAAGATAAAGATTCAAGACTTGACCAAATGTTGGTTTCATAATTTCTATTTCTAGCCATCAGCATTTATATGAAGAGAAATCTTCGTATAAATGATATAAGACCTCTATTAGTTGTCATCTTTAGTAACGTGCATAGAAATAGATGTGCCTTAGGCAGGACTACTAGTAGTTAACTGAGAGGCCATCTCATAGGCACTGTTTTCTTCCGGTTAACAAAGGATAGGGTAATCCTGTAAaaacttcctttcctctctgttttcAAAGAGAGATCAAAAATTTCAATAATTTGTTTTATGattatgtataaatatgttcATGATTAACTTTATATTAATGTAAAAGCTCATTTAACATATTTCTTAAAATACTATAATCTGGAGATCAGAAATCTGTTTGAATTATTGAAAGGTGACTTGTCATGGACATAATAGCTACAGAAATAAGTGTGGGAATTGTATATATAGAGTTAGTGAATTTATACCAAAAGGGTAGATAATTATTGCTAGTGATGATTGAGccataaagaaaatagaaatttttttccttttgaaatatattgaatttttctttttacttttaacatgttagtcttttttattattactattaaataGTTCTCCACCAATTAACTGGTGGGGAAAATCCAATGGGATATTGTCACTGTAATGTACAATGGGAAAATTAAAGGAGGTAGAAGTAATTAGAGAGGTTAATCTTTATTGGTGACTATAGATTATTGGTGACTGTAGATTATTGGTGACTATAGATTATTGGTGATATGGATGCACTTTATCAAGGGTGAATTGCTATCCCTTCAAGAAATGGTGTGCTATAAAGTTTGCCTAAGTAATTGTCTTGTTGGCCTTTGTAATTGATCTAAATGCAACCTTTTCTGTTTCAGGCCTTGAAGCATCTGAAGGGAGTCTGTCTGCGCTTGTCATTTGGTCCATGCTTCCTAGAAGCCTGCTCAGCCGCTCTCTTCTCCCACTTCATTATGAACTTTCCTTGGCAATGGGGGTTCCTACTAGggtaatattttttcctttcctcataACATGAGATTACACAGCTAAATGTTTTTGATTAAAGCTTTAGATACTCTGAGTATTGTATAGCCAGGTTCTTCATTAAACTCATTTTATTAGGGGTGAGCAAGAATCCTCAAAAAtcacagggtgtggtggtgcatgcctttaaatcccagcactcgggaggcagagacaggcggatttctgagttcaaggccagcctggtctaaaaagtgagttccaggacagccagggccatacagagaaaccctgtctcgaaaaaccaaaaaaaaaaaaagaattctcaaaaatCAATTGATCAAAGATAGAGTCATGTTCCATGTCTGCTGCTGGGCATTGtggcacccccccccctccccgccatcCCACACTAGGGAGGCTGACGCAGTAGCCAGTCAGGGGTACAGAGCAAGGTCCTATCTCTGAAAAAATCTGCTATCAGTTACTCACACATTCTTAGTTCCTCAGTGTATAGTGTCAAATAGTATAGTACAGTGTATAGTCCCTCATCTTATTCCCGCtcctgttgtgtgtctgtgtattttagTATGTACACTATTGtactgtgtgtacatatgtatttgtacacatatccatatatttattatatgtgagagATTTTAGTAATGGGcatgtaaataaaaatgcttCTATTCTCAGAGCATTAAAATGTAAAACGACCTTTTCTGTCAGCACAAAGAGCCCTATCAATCTTCTCTATTATCCATTCCCTTGTGTTAAAATCCTTCAAGTTGGAAGTATTGTCCATAGCTcgtagcttattttcattttcagttcaTTAACTCTTGCATCCACTTACACATTCCAGCCAAATTTTTAAAACGATCACTCATTGCATACTTATTGCTAAATGTAGTGAATTTCACACTTTAACTGTGAAGCACcctaatacatatatgcatacatgcatacatacatacatatgcacatacatgcatacatacatacatatgcacatacatgcatacatgcatacatacatacacatacatatatctgtgctggaaatcaaacccactGCCTCAAGTATATGAGGCAAGGATTTTGTCACTCAGCTACACTCCTGGCATGTTTTTATCATGTATAAATTAAAACACAGCCACGTGTAAGGCGTAGCCACGTGTAAGGCACAGCCACTTGACGTGCCTTCTGGTTATCCCTTCAGCTGAAAGTTATCAGGGCACCACGGCCTCTACACTGACACTGCCGTCTCACTCACAGCATTTCTTAGAGACCATGAGTGGCTCTCTGTGTGGAATTTAGCTTCTGTTTCTCTAATTAATAAGCACCGGCACTAAGCCCTGCTGTAGGTACTGGAACTGCCCATACAGCTGCTTTGGTAAAATGACAGTCAAATCTTTCgccagtttttaaaatgttgtccattgatttcttactgaatttcaaatgatttcttctttattttatgtgtatgagtgttctgcctgcatgtatatccgTGCACTACGTGCATGCTACATCCACAGAAGTGAGAAGAGGGTGTcaagatcccctggaaatggagttgcatatgattgtgagctgccttgtacATTCTGGAGTTTCAACCCAGATCCttgggaagggcagccagtgctgttcACCACtgggcatctctccagctctctatgTTTATGTCTAGACCAGTCTTTCATCTAGGATATACAATCCGAATTTTTCCTTCTAATATGTGACTTGCTTTAATTCCTTCCATAACTAGCTAAGTAGTGACTAAAAGAACAGAAATTTATTCTTCAAAGTTCTGAAGATTGGAAGGCCAAGGAAGATATTGGCAGGTTTGATTTCTCTTTCAGCCTCTCTATCTGGCTTTCAGATTGCCACCATCTTCCTGTGCCTTTCCATGCCCTGTCCTCTCATTGTAGACATCCTTGTGGTCTCTTCCTGTTCTGATGAAATACTGGGCCTCTTTGATCCAGGTCCACCTAACCTATGACTGCCTTTAACTGTTACCAGCTCTTCAAAGGCTTTCTCTCTGAATCTAGCCTCATTGCTGGTCAGCTTGGCATGTGGATTTGTGAGAACAGGGACACAGTTCAGTCCATAACAGTCCCTAACTTGCCaaaccttccttcctgttttctctaacagtcatccttttctctcttctagcCTTTAAGTATAGGAATGTTATAGGGCCAGTATGAGACCTTCTCATTCTCCCATAACTTCTATGGTTTCAAATTCTGTCTATAAGCTATTAACTTTCAGACACAGCATTCAAGTCTCATTGCCTTGAACACAGGAAGCACCTGGCAGTTTCTCCAAGTGACAGTGCCACATCAGAAGAAGAGGACCCCGTCTCTCCAGTCAGAGGTTGTACCCATCTCAGACACGAGAAATTACCATGGGAAATGGTTAGCGTTTCGCTTTATATCCCGAACTTACTGCAGCAAGAAATGAACATTTTTGAAGAATTTGCTGATTCTTCTGTGAGCTTCTCACATGTTAGCCCCTCTTTATCTTTGTCATGATGGTTTCAGTCTCACATTATTTCAGttttacagatggagaaacagTTATGGGATAGTTAGATGAATCACTTCAAGTTACACAGCCTGTAGTGAGTGTATTGTAGTCTGAACACAGGGCTTCCATGCTCAGCGCTGTACGTGTGTGAATAACACTTATCATAAGTTGACATTTCAAGTCAGATTAAGGAAGCTTTAGTCAAAAAGCATATTAAGGAAATTAGAATATTATTTGAGGAGAAACtacattttgatatttttcttccagTACATGTCAAATGAAGTAaagactgaaaatgttttaagttaAAAGGTTGAAAGTAGAAAAcatcagatttctttctttgttttccatacagtgtttctctgtgtagcctggccgTCTTGAAATACAGACCAtgcttaaactcagagattacaccctctgcctccctagtgttggtATCAAAGACatggtgccaccaccacctggctcagatttctttttttttttaaaaagtttacaagacaaaaacatttgtttgttttaaataggcAGGTAACGTGAGCAGTGGTGATATACAACATGCTACCTAGAAGCACACATGGGTCACGACATGGTTAAATGTGACCTCAGTATGTATGGCCTGACTGTTGTGTGTTGGCGGGGAAAAGATGCAGCGCCCGCTCAGGAGTGCTCAAGAATAGCACGTATCA
This region includes:
- the Slc9b1 gene encoding sodium/hydrogen exchanger 9B1 isoform X3 codes for the protein MSEHDVESNKKDDGFQSSVTVEMSKDPDSFHEETVEPKPELKEPEPKEPEPKEPERKEPERKEPERKEPERKEPERKVPGRRETQTKETQTTEIERKETKKKRGTNSYCPPQGTINKTITDGAALIALWTLLWALIGQEVLPGGNLFGLVVIFYSAFLGGKILEFIRIPVVPPLPPLIGMLLAGFTIRNVPIIYEFVHIPTTWSSALRNTALTIILVRAGLGLDPQALKHLKGVCLRLSFGPCFLEACSAALFSHFIMNFPWQWGFLLGIFNSSSLCVRALAILECSL